The Candidatus Denitrolinea symbiosum DNA window CGCGTCGACTCCTTCCCGTCCACGTACTCGACGATCTCCACGTCAATCGGCACGAGTTCGGGATCGAAGAGTCCGCTCTCGACGGCTTTCGCGGCTTTCAGGTTGGACTGCAACGCGAACGCGTCCTGGTCTTCGCGGCTGACGCCGTACTTGACCGAGACGTTCTCGGCGGTGAGTCCCATGTTGGTATAGTAGCGCGGCAGGTCCTGCGCGAAGTGCGGATTGGGCGAAAACTTGTAGCCCATCATCGGCACCATGGACATGGACTCCACACCGCCGCCGATCCCGACTTCGATCTCGCCCGTCATAATGCGATGCGCCACGTGCGCGATGGATTGCACGCCCGACGAGCAATAGCGGTTGATGGTCTCCGCGGGGACGGACTGCGGCAATCTCGAACGCAAGCCGATCATGCGCGCCATGTTCATGCCCTGCTCGCCCTCGGGGAAGGCGCATCCCACCACGAGGTCGTCCACCTCGGCGGGATCGAGGCCTGGCGTGCGGTCGAGCAACGCGTTCACGGTCACAGCCGCCATCTCGTCGGGACGAACGGTAGCCAATCCGCCTCTTTTCGCCTTACCGACTGGCGTTCTAACTACGCTGACAATTACTGCTTCTTTCATGGTGTACTCCTTGTGGGTACAAGTTACAAGATACAGGTTACAAGATACAGGATACAAGATACAGGATACAAGATACAGGTTACTTTTTGCCGAGATTGCCTTTGTGAGAGTTTAACACGTTGACGACCAGAGATCGTAAATGGTCAACGACCTTGTAGCGATGTTCGAGCAAGTCGGCAGGCAGGGCTTTGCGACAGCGGTAATACCAACCACGCGTCTCGCGAATTTCGCCAAGGCTGATTTTCAAGATTCGCACGTAATCTGGCGTCCCAACTCCACGGCCAAACGCCTCTTCCATGTTGGCCGAAATGCTCCCTGAACTGTGGATGATTTGCTCAACGTTCTTTCGGGCGCGAAAATCCTTTTGAAGGAGGTCGCAATCATCCCAAACCAGATCGTAGAGGTACAAGGCGACGCGATAGTACAACGAATCCCACAACGGATCCTTCTTTACATAGTCTGGAACCGTTTTCTCCCATTCTTCAAACTTCAAAAATTTCTCAGCCATCAGCCATCACCTCACGCGTAACATGTAACTTGTATCTCGTAACTTGCATCTCGCAACTTGCATCTCGTAACTTGTATCTCGCAACTTGTATCTCGTAACATGTAACATGTATCAGTTCCTCAACGGCTTTCCCGTCTGCAACAGCGCCCACATGCGCGCCTGCGTCTTCTCCTCGCCGCACAGCGACAGGAAGGCTTCGCGCTCCAGGTCCAGGATGTACTGCTCGCTGACCCACGTCGGCTTGGACAACATGCCGCCCGCCATCACGTAGGCCAGTTTCGTGGCGATGTGGTAATCGTACCCGGTGATGTACTTACCCTCGGCGAACGACCACGCGCCGATCTTCATCGCGCCGAACATGTCGCGGCCCGGAGCATAGATCAACTCTGGCGCGGGCGGATGATACCCCGCCGCGGACATCGCCAGTACTTCGCGCTTGGCCTCGGTCAGCAGGCGTTCGCGGTTCATCACGATTCGGTCAGACGGAGTGAGAATGCCCATCGAACGCGCTTCCTCCGCGGACGTGGCGACCTTCGCCTGACCGATCTGCAGGAACGCGCGCTGAATAAATGGGAAGGCCTCGGCGTTGTCGGTCTTCATCGCGGGGCTGACGATCCGCCGCATGATCTCCTTCGTCCCGCCGCCCGCAGGGATGACGCCCGCGCCGAGTTCCACGAGTCCGATGTAGGTCTCGGACGCGGCGACGACGCGCGGGGCGTGCATGGCGATCTCGCAGCCGCCGCCCAGAGCCAGTCCCGCGGGAGCCACGACGACGGGCTTCGGGAAGTAGCGCATCCGCATGTTCATGTTTTGCAGGCCGCGCACAGCCCCGTCGAGCGTGTCCCACATGCCCTGCTGCGCCGCGACGACGACCATGAACAGATTCGCGCCCGCGCTGAAGTTGTCCGCTTCGTTGCCGATCACGAGTCCGTCGAAGTCCTTTTCCACGCGGTCGAGCGCCTCGCCAACGATGTTCGAGATGTCCTCGTCGAGGGCGTTCATCTTGGTGTGGAACTCCACCAGCGCCGCGCCGTCGCCGATGTCAAAGAGCGACGCGCCCGCGTTGTGGGCGATCATCTTCTTCGTGCCGCGGAAATCCTTCAAAACGATCACGCCCGCGGGCCGTTTGATCTTCACATATTTTTCCTTCGACACATCGTACACGCCGACCTTCTCGCCGTTCTTGTATTGATAGAACGA harbors:
- a CDS encoding acetyl-CoA C-acyltransferase produces the protein MKEAVIVSVVRTPVGKAKRGGLATVRPDEMAAVTVNALLDRTPGLDPAEVDDLVVGCAFPEGEQGMNMARMIGLRSRLPQSVPAETINRYCSSGVQSIAHVAHRIMTGEIEVGIGGGVESMSMVPMMGYKFSPNPHFAQDLPRYYTNMGLTAENVSVKYGVSREDQDAFALQSNLKAAKAVESGLFDPELVPIDVEIVEYVDGKESTRKFTVARDEGPRGDSTLEGLAKLKPAFKDGGTVTAGNSSQMSDGAAMTMVMSAEKAARLGLKPLARFVTFAAAGVAPELMGIGPVEAVPKALKQAGLSLGEIDLIELNEAFAAQSLAVIRTLELDESRVNVNGGAIALGHPLGCTGAKLTTQLIYEMARRKSKFGMVTMCIGGGMGAAAIFENLQN